From a single Anaerolineales bacterium genomic region:
- a CDS encoding carboxypeptidase-like regulatory domain-containing protein, translating into MLGKKSPMIPCLISAVLILLACGILPAPDPTTGTITGKVLDDDGKPLGNVYDKETLIVALYCSDSDADVECLHEDFWDLEMDTLFNAVCESDDTSSGCLLHLGQGAASVQADGSYTIANVPPGQYGLVFMFRGLGLSQTLLMRDVAAVQAGESAEYDIATELHRK; encoded by the coding sequence ATGCTTGGCAAAAAATCTCCAATGATACCCTGCCTCATTTCGGCTGTGCTCATTTTGCTCGCATGCGGCATACTCCCTGCCCCAGACCCAACAACAGGAACCATTACTGGAAAGGTGCTGGACGATGATGGGAAGCCATTGGGGAATGTATATGATAAGGAGACCTTGATCGTGGCGCTTTATTGTTCCGATAGCGATGCGGATGTCGAGTGTCTGCACGAGGATTTTTGGGATCTGGAAATGGACACACTGTTCAATGCCGTCTGTGAATCGGATGATACATCGAGCGGGTGCCTGCTGCACCTTGGGCAGGGAGCCGCCTCTGTTCAAGCTGACGGAAGCTACACGATAGCAAATGTTCCACCGGGACAATATGGTCTCGTTTTCATGTTTCGAGGGCTGGGGCTAAGCCAAACCTTATTGATGCGTGATGTTGCGGCGGTTCAGGCGGGGGAATCTGCAGAGTACGATATCGCGACGGAATTGCACAGGAAATAA